The Arachis ipaensis cultivar K30076 chromosome B07, Araip1.1, whole genome shotgun sequence genomic interval TCTTTCATGTAATCATTAACTTATGAGGGTATTGATTGTGATTGCCACGATCAAATAATCCATTTTACAAATAAAACTAGCAATCATCTCTCTGCCAAGATGAAGTGATGATAAAATAATATAGCCAAAGTTTTCTTGCTAAATTATTTGTTGCATGATCAACTAAATTGATAGAAAATTCAAAATTGCAAATGAAATGTATATATTAAGATTAGTTATTTGATTACTTTCTAACTTTTCATTTAATTTGACTAATTATTATTGAAGGATACTTttgtaaaatgaaataaaaagtaCCTTATTTTAATCTTGTAAAAAAAGGAAGTGTAGGTCATCTAAGTATCTCTTAAGATGAACAATGTCTTTCAAAGTTGtgaggaaaataaaaaaagactATCTGTTTATAAGTGTCATATCCAATTACCAAATGCAATATTTGAGAAGCTAACCATAGATGATGTATATAACTCTGTTTCGCAACACGGATTGCTTGTTCAACAAGACCATGAATAAATGAGACAAAAATTGATAGATATATGAGAAATGCAACAGTTGGTGTGAATCTTCCCAAATTAGATTTTGTTTTGCAACAGAAAGAATGATAATGTGACATTTGCCTCATCCTGCATTATTAGTCCTATCTTGCAGACATTATAGACTCACAAGAGCATGATTTTCAACTTCATAGAAGCAATCCCAATTCTCAATGGCTGAACATAGTGTCCCAAGAGCAAGCACAATGGAACAAATAATTAAGTAAAAGACTAAATGGCAGAATCAAACTCTTGTCTTCTTCCATGGCTCCTGGAAATATTTTCTTCCTCCTGCAATATCTAACATAAATACAACATGCTAATAACAGAACTGGTCCTACACTCCTGCAGATATTCCGGCAATAACCCCGCCTCGCAGACCTACTGTGAAGATTGAAGAACAATATATCCTTACCCTGGATCTGGTATTGATATCAAGCTCATGTGTAATCAATTCTCAAAATAGTACTACTTTCTGCTCAGAGAAAATGTCATACCTCTAGTGctgaaaagtaaaacaaaaacacACTCATCAAGATTAGCACTAGCAGATTATTAGAGAAGAAAAAAGGTTATTCATCTTCCTGTTCAAATAGCATAGACAGAGTTaggttaaataaaaataaaacaaaatacctTGGGTAAAAAGGCACATAGTTACCATTTACATCTGGAAAGTGAAAGGGAAAAAAATTATGAGATTAATTTCAAGGATTAAAGTTCTTTGGATTATTGTCTCCGTAGCATTACTCAAAACAATAAACCAACACTAATTAAGTACCCTATTGAACATCATGAATAAGAACTGATACCTTTCCCAGGAACATAAACAAGGCAACTCCCTTGGCTGAAATTCACACCAGGACTGTATCTCAGCAGCAACAAAGGATCAAGCTTTGTCTGGTTTGCAATTGACTCCAGGGGATCCTCAGGCCTAAGAGGGTATGTGATGAACAAACCATAATCCTTGCTAACATATCTGTCCCCACAGGAACAGTTAACTGTGACATTAACTGTTCCGGTCTCAGGAATTTCATATATTGAATAGCTGTTAAAGGATCTCAACCACTCAGCAGTGACCAAGTTGGAAAAATTCTTCTTGGCAATGGATTCATAGGTGTCACCACTCGAAACCGAATATTGGAATTTGTAGCCAAGAAACTCACCATTGATGCATTCACAAGGGAATGGAACGTTAACCCTTGTGTAGTCTTTGCCATTTTTGTTGTAGTTAGCAATATCTTGTGGCCTTGTAACAAACCGTGATTTAAAAAGTGTTGCAATATGTGTGAGGTTAGAACCTGTGTGAGGATGGTAAGAAGCAAAAgctagagtttaattttgatgcacttacAATCACATTCGTTCTTTTGGATGAGCATTTACGCCGTCAATGTGAAATATAGTTATTTTtacggtgaaaactcaggtgaagtcgactttacgtgaagttgatatttgagagccgttaaatgaaaatttagtcaaatcagtcaaattatctaacggctctcagatatcaacttcacatgaagtcgacttcacctgaatttCCACCTatctatctattcttaatatataaaagtaggtacATAGGTTTACCCACATTGCTTTTAagttatttctcttcttctactaacgccATGTCAGCACCAACATttacttggcaaaattttagaatccaccACTCAAATCTTGCCAAATTAACTTttattttcacataaaaaaaacacaaaaaacaactaaaaaacacaataaaaaccaacaaattaacttttttcaaattaatccttatttctaaaacaacaaaaacacaaattaaCATTTACCCCAACAAAAAGCTCTCAAAATCAAAGAGCTTATTATCTTTCTCAAACCCTCACCCTCTTAGCACCTCTCCGTACCAAGATTCTATTTCCTCCGTCCTCTTCCGGTCCCATGAGCCATTGTTTTTCCTCAAAACAAATTGTACATCGCGATTTCCATCTCCAGCGGAGCTGCATTGCATAAATTGCAGAAACCAGGGCAAACTCCATTCCTCCTTTTGCGGTTTTCCTGCCAGAGCTCAATTCTGGGTCTCAGACCAAC includes:
- the LOC107606728 gene encoding chitin elicitor receptor kinase 1-like, which gives rise to MKLATMIQFEYREIEQRHNAETGGQALRSSTPCGTVTSSEAKHRQGRRQLGWANGAEDLRIEQSRADQRREGGDGQQTTKRLLQMTPETDDDDGPTQETAEDAISREQLRVFFLGIKSFASYHPHTGSNLTHIATLFKSRFVTRPQDIANYNKNGKDYTRVNVPFPCECINGEFLGYKFQYSVSSGDTYESIAKKNFSNLVTAEWLRSFNSYSIYEIPETGTVNVTVNCSCGDRYVSKDYGLFITYPLRPEDPLESIANQTKLDPLLLLRYSPGVNFSQGSCLVYVPGKDVNGNYVPFYPRYFVLFLFNLTLSMLFEQEDE